The following is a genomic window from Dryobates pubescens isolate bDryPub1 chromosome 22, bDryPub1.pri, whole genome shotgun sequence.
AGAGGGCCTTTTGGAGTTTTCTGGGGggagttttgtgtttggttggtttacttttggttttgattttgttgtgtTCATTTACTTCGGGGTTTTTCCATTACCTTCTCAAGTGGGGACTGCTCTCTGGTGTGAGAGCAAAGTGCCTTTAGATGTGACAACTGCTGACCTCCTTCAGAAGGTGAAGTgaagctggctgagctccagagctcccttcccatccTGCCACGCTGGGACTCTGGGGGGCTGGAGTGGGCACTGGACACCTCCTGGGGTCCATGCCATGGAGGGCAGCCGAGCTGataggaggagcagcagcagacacagcCTGGGTGGGTTTTGGCTCCAGACTGCAGCCCCAGGTTAAACAATAACCAGGCGATCATCAGGAAGCTTTGGGAACAAAGGAGGATTCATCTGACTGGAAGTGCCTGTTAGTTTTGTGCCCTTTGAGCCTGACTTGATTGAATCCAGCTGAGCTCCaggacagccctggggctcagctctagATTGCATCACCGTGGTGCTGTCAGGAGCTGCAGGTAATACCCAAACCGGAGTCATTTGGCTCCAGGAGAAGGTTGCCAAGGCCACCAATGCTCCTGTGACCTCCTCCTGGCCAGGGTATTGAGGAGATCCTGGCTGTTGTTGCTGGCAAGAGGTGTGGTGAAAGCAGAGGTGtggggcactgggtggaagTTCCTTACCCTTGAGGGactgatgatctccagatgcTTTCAAAGTGCACCTGAAGATCATCACAAGTAAAGAGCACCCAAATAACCTCATTAACTGCGATGGGGTTTATTTTAGCTCCTTCATGGAGGCACTTCAGGgcaccctggggagcctttgagCCCCAGAAGAGTGCCAAAGCCCTCAGCAGGTCGTTGTCTTGTCTCTGAGCTTCTTAGTTTGGAGAAGGAGTCTTCCCCAGAGGGGATGACCTCAGCTTGAGtgagccacagggctctgggttccCTTCAGAGCAAACCAACAGAGcaatgcacagagcagagcattggcacagcctcttCTTGAGCAATTCAGAGATCATGACAAATCCACAGGTGCCCTGTTGGGCATCATCctgccagggagctgaggaggagggaCCTCAGCAACGTGCTACAGTCCCCCTGGAGAGGTCCAACAACAACCCAGGCACCACAGATGATCCTTCTACCCACCTTAAATGTCTCCTACTCACCCCATAGCTGACAGTGTGGCTGCAAGGAGACACCAGAACACTGTGCTAACCTTGCTGAAGCTGAGGTAGATACCATCATGGAATGGTCAGgaattggaagggagctcaaggctcagccagctccaacccccctgccatgggcagggacacctcacactgcagcaggttgctcacagccacctccagcctggctgcaaacacctccaggcaggaggcttccaccacctccctgggcagcctgtgccaggctctcaccaccctcatgggcaacaacttcttcctcacatccaatcccaatctccccatttctagttttgctccatcccccccagtcctatccctccctgacaccctcaaaagtccctccccagctttcctgtagccccctgcagaccctggaaggtctcctgggagccttctcttctccagactgcacaaccccaactccctcagcctgccctcacagcagagcagctccagccctctgctcatcctcctggcccttctctggacaccttccagcacctccagatccttcctggaacagaggcttcagaactggccccagagctccagctgtggtctcagcagagcagaggggcagaatcccctccctggccctgctggccacacttctcttgctgcagcccaagctctgcttggctctctgggctgcaagagctccctgctggctcctgctgagcttctcctcccccagcacccccaaagtcCTTcatcttcagggctgctctcaagccagtccctgcccagcctgtatctgcttgggattgccctgacccagctgcaggaccttgcacttggtcttgttgaagctcatgaggttgccatgggctcagctctgcagcctgtccagggcaTCACTTGAGGTTCACAAACCCTTCCAGAGCCAGGTCCTcaactttccttttctctccagcaGAACAAACATCTGCAGAGGGTGGTGTGCTGCCACGATGAGCCTTGGCAGGTCTGgtcctgcctggagctgagtcccctccttcctcctcctggctgtcAGCATCTCCTCTCACACCTCCTCATCTCCCCTCTCAATAGCAGCCCCGTGGCCACAGCTCAGCTGACAGCAGGAGATGGATGGGGCCGAGCCAGCGCTGCAGGGCATGGGACACGTGCAGGGCTGTGATGGACACCAGGGGTCTGGGGAGAGgatccctccctgctctgcagcaagctCGATCCCagaagccagccctgcccaggcagccccctggcagcactgggggggaagggaggggggctGGTGAGGATCCTCTCAGTTGGGATGGTCATGGAAAGGATTTAAACATCGATCCCAAAGCAGAAGTGAAGGTTGAGTCCTTCAGGAGCTCAGCCCTTAGCTGGTGCCACCATCACTGGGGACAAGAAGCCACATGGAGATGTCCCCTGTTGCCTCCAGGCCcatccccagagctccagcagccctcatCCCAGTGTTCCAatcatggaagggtttgggtgggaagggaccttgcaagatcatctccaccaccaccccaccagtGAGCAGCCTGAGGTGATGTCCACAGCTCCACTGCAGCTTGGGTGGgactggggggctgtggggtagtccctctgctcccccccccccccccccccacctcatcCCATCATTCACCTCCCCACATTCATCCCTTGTCCCCAGGGCACCAAACTGTCCCCATCCATCTCTTGCTGTCACAGTGAGCACCACGATGGGAGCTGTGGGGTGGAGGGGGCTCAGAGTGGGGAGTGCTCAGGTACCAGGGAAGAGTCAGGACCAGCTCTGGGATGgatgaagggaaggaaggggagggaggggatgtttcctccccaccacctccccctctgcaggcagccagcacgtTGCAGATGCCTCAACACCTCCACCATGGCTTTTCATTCCAGGTGGTGACAAGGAGCTTTTGGCTTTGCCCAAGGGAGAAGGTTGAAGAAGcccccatctccccctccccagacaAGGAGACCCCAAGAGAACAGCAACCCCCCCAGCCCAAGGGACCCCAAGATGCAGGTGGGGAGCGGTGGTGGTCCCAGTGGCGCCCACCTCTCACCTCTCATCCATCATCATTGCAtcaaggcagggctggaagaggaggctgtgctccagccccagcgtCTCCACCCCCAAACTGGGGCATaaaacccccagctggctgcaggggggggacagtctggagctggtgctgcactgggagggggctTCGGGGGGGGTCTCCACCGCTGCCGTGCTGGAGGAAGGAGACGCAGACAGCTTCTGCCCACCCGCTGCACCCATGGCAGGTAAGaacccctccctggggatgctCCTCAGGACCCACAGCGGGGgtcttggggtgggtttggggtgtgctggatcacccagccctgcaagagtggggggggggttgggagggggagAGCAACCCCACTATGGGGGGGCCGAGGGGGCAGGACTCCACCGGTCCTCCAACCGCGCACGGAGGGGACGCGATGGGGCGGCTGGGGGTGCGGGGGggctgctcccacagctgctccccaaactcctccacctctccacagccttcctggggggggcaggggaagggttcCCCTGCGGTGCCAGCCTCGGGTGGGCCAGCGAGGGCCTGGGCAGCAGCGGCAAGAACCGGCGCGTGTGCCACGCCGCGGCGCGGCTGGAGATGGGCAGCCTCTGGGAGGAGTTCAACCGCCTGGGCACCGAGATGATCGTCACCAAGGCAGGCAGGTagggactgcagcaggctggggggggccagggcttgggggAAGACACCTcaaggtgaggccacacctctaATCCTGCGTTCAGTTCGGGGCCACTCGCTCCAAGGACAtcgaggagctggagcagggccagagaagggcaaccaagctggggaagggtctggaggacagggctggggaggagcagctgagggagctgggggtgttgagcctggagaaaaggaggctgaggggagagctgctggctctctgcagctccctgcaaggaggctgcagccaggtgggggttgggctcttgtgccaaggaacaagggacaggacaagaggcaatggcctcaagttgccccaggggaggtttaggttggccatgaagAACAATTCCTTGCCCCTGAAGGTTGTCAaggtctggcccaggctgcccagggcggtggtggagctcccatccctagaggggtttccaagccctgaagctgtggtgctgagggccatggcttggtggtgccctggcagtgctgggggaaggctggGACTCCACAATCTTAAACCACTCCATCACTCTCTGCTCTCCACCCTGTTCCCCCCAGGAGGATGTTCCCCACCTTCCAGGTGAAGCTGTCAGGCCTGGACCCACTGGCCGACTACGTCCTTCTCATGGACTTCATCCCCCTGGATGACAAGAGATACAGGTAGGGGACCCAGCCATGGGGAGGCTGGGCTTGGGGAGCAGAtcctggtggtgctgagccctccctgctgctcctccccccccccccaggtatgccttccacagctcctcctggctggcagcaggacgAGCCGACCCCGCAGCCCCCGGCCGTGTCCACTTCCACCCGGACTCGCCGGCCAAGGGCGCGCAGTGGATGCGCCAGATCGTCTCCTTCGACAAGCTCAAGCTCACCAACAACCTCCTGGATGACAATGGCCACGTGAGGACctccccctgggctgggagatgggaggctggggagggggacaagCTCCACCGCTCCTCAGACTGCCACCTGCTAGCCAGCTGCATCAGCTGTCCGTGCTGTGCCGCGGtcctcagaggagagcagggggttggggtctgctggaggtggtttgggggtCTTCAGGAAACGGTTTGGGGTCTGCTGGAGGTTCTTGAGATGCTCTTCAGGTTCTTTGGGGTCAcagatagtgttgggtggtaggttgggactcgatgacctcagaggtcttttccaacctggttaattctgttctatcctgAGGTGGTTTGGGATCTCCTTGAGGATCTTGAGATGTTCTCCAGGGGGGTTCAGGaaccactctggtgagaccccacctggagcaggtgttccctgttacaggaaggatctggaggtgctggaaggtgtccagagaagggccatgaggatgagcagagggctggagctgctctgctgtgaggacaggctgagggagttggggttgtgcagtctgcagaagagaaggctcccaggagaccttcctgtggccttccaggatctgcagggggctataagaaagctagggaggaacttttgagggtgtgagggagggataggactgggggggatggagcaaaactcgagattgagattggctgtgaggaagaagttgttccccatgagggtggtgagagcctggcacggGTTGCCCATCACATCatctgactaaacagctcctgctccaccaccaccattgctgcacccatcccagagcagggggcaagcccctcaccagccaagataccacccagaggagctcagccccagtaaggaagcccaggcagcacccatgggtgataCTGAAGGAGCCATCAGTCATtgccctacctaaccggggggccaccaggccccccggcctttgttgtcaccaccaccagcacccagtgcgcaccaggggcactcaccagaggcgagaggaggatcctccagcccagatgggctcagcttggggctgctgcctttcctgggaggcattaaataggggagtgggtggagagggccaagtggccacacctggggtgggaggagactccaacagagcccaggtgctctgggatttgagggggaaaaggggggaaatggggcagaggagggactcttagggtgtcagggagggataggactgagagggatggagcaaaactagaagtgggtagattgagattggatgtgaggaagaagttggtccccaggagggtggtgagagcctggcacaggctgcccagggaggtggtggaagcctcctgcctggaggtgtttgcagccaggctggaggtggctgtgagcagcctgctgcagtgtgaggtgtccctgcccatggcagggggttggggctggctgagccttgagctcccttccaaccctgaccatgcTCTGAGTCTCTTCCCTGGGGGGTGCTTCCTGCCCACCTGccttctccatcccctccaCCCCAGATCATCCTGAACTCCATGCACCGCTACCAGCCTCGCTTCCACGTGGTGTTCGTGGACCCCCGCCGGGACAGCGAGCGCTTTGCCCACCAGAACTTCAAGTCCTTCAGCTTCCCTGAGACCCAGTTCATGGCGGTGACAGCTTACCAGAACCACCGGGTGAGCcttggggtgggctggggggacATGGAGgtgaccaccccccaccccccaccagctACCCAGGGAccccctgaccctgctgcccTCCGCAGATCACCCAGCTGAAGATCGCCAGCAACCCCTTCGCCAAGGGCTTCCGGGATGGCGACCCTGAGCCGTGGTAAGGCCCCACCCTGATGCCACCCTGACACCACCACGAGGGGCTCTGTGCCCGCCCCCCCACCGACCCCATCTCTCTTACAGGTGTGGGGTGCCCGCagggtccctgctgggtgccatgcCCCGTGCCCGCACCGCCACCTTGCCCTCCCACCATGAGAAGCAGGAGAAAGGTAGAGGGTCTGGGGGCGGTCCTGAGCCCTTGCTGCTGTCCTTGCCCCCCCCAGGGGCTCCCCGCAGCCGGGGGGCACTGGTCACCACTGTtcccccccagccagctccccccagctttCCTGAGCTGCCCACATCCCcgttccagcccctcacctgcccccctgctgtCTACGTGGGGGGCAAACCCCGCACCCTGCCCTACCCCCTGCCCACCTTCCCCCCGCTCAGCACCTAcagcacccccaccccaccccattttGGCTATGGGCAGCAGtgatggggtgggggggcacCCAAGGacccccatccccccagcactcccccagGACCCCCACACCCAGCCCATGCCAGAGGGAATGAAGGAGGAACAGGGAAGGTTTTATTCACTGGTGGGCACGATGCTGCTCCTCAAGcttgggggcttgggggggggagcAATTCTCGCTCCCCAGTTgagcagtggggggggggaacttGGTCGAGGTGGCGCTCCAAGCCCTCCCCCATCCTCCCAGCATCTTCATGGCACAGCTACTCCCAGGGGTCAGGCGTGAAGGTGAAGGGGCACAGCTTGTACCCAGCGCCCACGTAGAACTTGTTCTGGAACTCCACCCTGGAGGAGAGGGGCCGGTGAGGAGCAAGGCTGGgggccgggggggtgggggtatcCACCACCCtaccatcatcaccaccaccaccccgtgccaagcacggcaggagggcTCTCACCAGTGCAGGCGCAGGGCGTGGAGGAAGGCCGAGAGCCCTTCCATCACCAGGAGGATGGCGACGGTGAGCACGGCGAAGGCGGCGAAGACCGGCACCAGCAGCACGCCGCCCGCGTAGCCCAGCCGCACGAAGCCGCTGCGCATCACCATGCCCCACAGCACCTCCGACAGCTCTGCGGGGCACAGGCGGAGAAGGGGCACGAGGTTTGCCTCTGCGCAGgcacacacagccagccaggctggaagagacctcccagatcaagtccaacccatcgcCCAACCCCAACTGACCGACCAGACCCTGGCGCCGagggcctcctccaggctcttcctaaacgcctccagggacctcggccccaccacctccctgggcagcccagcccaaagGGCAACCTCTCtgtctggctgggaagaacttcttcctaacctccagcctaaacctcccttggcacagcttgagactgtggcctcttgttctggtgctgcttgcctgggagaagagaccaacccccacctggctacaacctcccttcagggagctgtggagagcaagaaggtctcccttgagcctcctcttctccaggctaagcaaccccagctccctcagcctctcctcatagggcttgtgctatagacccctccccagccttgtgctccagacccctccccagctttgttgcccttctctggactccttccagcatctcaacatctttcttgaattgaggagcccagaactggacacaggactcaaggtgtggcccaaccagagctgagcacagggcagaatgacctccctgctccactggccacagtgttcctgctgcaggccaggatgcccttggccttcttggccacctgggcacactgctggctcatgtgcagcTCCTGTCAACCaggtacccccaggtccctctctgcctggctgctctccaaccactctgtccccagcctggagggCTGCACGGGGCTGTTGTGGACAATGTATAGAACCCAGCCCTTAGCTGTGtcaaatctcctgcccttgccctctgcccatctctccagcctggcagggtccctctgcagagccctcccaggTGTTCCAGGGCAGAtgtggctgggggaggaggttcaggaggccactcacGGGCGTGGGCCAAGCTGAGCGCCCAAAGCCGGAGGTAGGAGGCGGTGTTGGAGATGCAGCCCAAGCAGTACTCGATGGTGTGGATGGCCTGGTGCATGAAGAGCTCAGCCAGGTCCAAGTGCTGTGGAGACAGTGGGACACCAGTgaccacagaatcagccaggttggaagagacctccaaggtcatcaagtcctcACTCAACCCTAActgatcaaccagaccatggcaccgagtgcctcgtCCAGCCTCTTCTCAAACACCCACAGGGATgcccaccccaccacctccctgggcacagccaccacTTCCTGAGCCCGTTGGGTTGGTGTCCCTCACCTTGGCACCGGGGCCGTGCCCCCCGCTCTCCACGTCCTCTTTGGTGGCATTGACGGAGTTGCcggccccctgcccctccagcagcGGGTCCTGCTCGCTGGTGGCCTCCAGCTGTGTGGGGACATCACTGATGGTGAGATCACAGCACCTCCCTgcggggctgagcccagcaggaTGGCTCCAGGCTCACCGTGGGCCGGCCGGTCCTCGCCGAGcgctgctggcaccacaggTAGAGCGGTGTCCCCAGGAGCAGCACGGGCACCGACGCCAGcgccagcaccaccagcaccatctGCACCGGCACCTGTGGCGCACAGACAACACTCTGAGGTCACCTCCAGCGCTGAGGCTGGGAATGGCCACCCTTGTGAagcatcccccccaccccagccagcagagggcTCCCCAGGATGCGCAGGGAGGTGCCCCAGGTGGGTGTCACCTTGTCGCCTCGTCTCGGTGAGGTCCTACCTGCCCCGGGAAGAGCGGGAGGTTGTCAGCATTGGAGGTGAAGAGGAACATGTCAATGAAGTGGATGAGGATGCTGGGGGCCACCAAGGAGTTGGCAGCACTGAACTTGATCCACttgaggaagatgaggaagacGAGGTAGCCGAAGAGCGCCAGGAGGAAAATCATCTCGGGCAGGAACTCCAGCACCAGCCGGTGCCACTGGCGGAAGTGCCTGGGAAGGGGGACAGCAGCCACGCTCAGCCTCGGGCTGGGCTTTGCTTGGGGTCCCCAGGTCCTTCTGAGGAGGTTTGCCTGGGGTCCCCATGCCCTCCTGACAGGTTTAGCTTGGTGTCCTCATGCTAGGGTTTGCTTGGTGTCCCcacatcttcagctgcttggtGTCTGCATGTCCTTCTGATGGGCTTTGCTTGGTGTCCTCATGCTAGGGTTTGCTTGGTGTCCCcacatcttcagctgcttggtGTCTGCATGTCCTTCTGATGGGCTTTGCTTGGTGTCTCCATATCCTTCTGATGGGCTTTGCTTGGTGTCCTCATGCTAGGGGTCACCTGGTGTCCCCATGACCTGATGGGATGGCTTGCTGCCCCCACATCATTGTGCTGGAGTCACCTGGTGTCTTCCTGTCCTTCTGCTGAGGTTTGCTTGGTGTGCCACCCAGATGCTGGGAGTGCAGGACCCCAGTCACCCACCCCACCCAGGTgaacccagccctcagccctgctagCATGACCACGGGTGGCCAGAGCCCGTGGGCACAGCCCTAAGGACTCACAGGTGGTTGAAGATGCCCAGCGTGACCCCAAAGGCCATGTGCACGATGCCCAGCACCACGGACATCTTCATCTTGAAGGAGTTGAGGAAGTTGAGATGGTTGGTGGCCAAGCTCCAGATCTGTCATGGACAAAGCAGGTGAGATTTTGAGGCAACCCAATCATGGGTGccaccctcccctctcctcctcctcctcctcctccagagcaCACTCACTGGGTCAATCCCAAAAGGATAGGGCCCTCGGAAGACGCCGGTGACGTTGGGGTccagggtgagggaggggtgGGTGGCGAGGTAGGCAGGGCTGCGGGCAGAGCAAGGAGCTGTCAgcgcaggcagggagctgggcagggctcacaGGGGGCTTGGGGAGGTCCCACCTCCAGGAGGAGTGGTTGGCCATGGCAGCCACGCTCCAGGCAGAGGGGAAGATGGCAGTGGCCTTGCTGAAGCACTCGTTGTAGATGAAGCCGGTGTAGATGGAGAAGGCTCCCATCAGCAGGATCAGGTAGCGGCCCTCGAAGAACGTCAGCCAGATCTGGGGGGGCAAGCAAGGCTCCTCTGTCCCACACCACCAGCCCCACCCCATGCTGGCCCTGTCCCACACCACCAACCCCACTACACAAATCCAAACCCATTCCATTTCTCCAACCCCAGCCCACACTTCCAGTCCCATCACTGACCACCAACCCCAGCCCACACTTCCAGTCCCATCACTGACCACCAACCCCAGCCCACACTTCCAGTCCCATCACTGACCACCAACCCCAGCCCACACTTCCAGTCCCATCACTGACCACCAACCCCAGCCCACACTTCCAGTCCCATCACTGACCACCAACCCCAGCCCACACTTCCAGTCCCATCACTGACCACCAACCCCAGCCCACACTTCCAGTCCCATCACTGACCACCAACCCCAGCCCACACTTCCAGTCCCATCACTGACCACCAACCCCAGCCCACACTTCCAGTCCCATCACTGACCACCAACCCCAGCCCACACTTCCAGTCCCATCACTGACCACCAACCCCAGCCCACACTTCCAGTCCCATCACTGACCACCAACCCCAGCCCACACTTCTAGTCCATTCCCTGATGCAAACCATGTTCCACATGTCCAAGCTCATCCCAaacctccatccccatctcatACTTCCAACCCCATTCCATCCCACCAAACTCATCCCACATCACCAAGCCCATCCCATACTTCCAACCCCATTCCATCCCACCAAACTCCTCCCACATCTCCAACCCCATCCCATGCCACCAACCCCATCCCACATCTCCAGGTCCACTCCATGACCTCGACCACGC
Proteins encoded in this region:
- the TBX10 gene encoding T-box transcription factor TBX10, with the protein product MAGEGFPCGASLGWASEGLGSSGKNRRVCHAAARLEMGSLWEEFNRLGTEMIVTKAGRRMFPTFQVKLSGLDPLADYVLLMDFIPLDDKRYRYAFHSSSWLAAGRADPAAPGRVHFHPDSPAKGAQWMRQIVSFDKLKLTNNLLDDNGHIILNSMHRYQPRFHVVFVDPRRDSERFAHQNFKSFSFPETQFMAVTAYQNHRITQLKIASNPFAKGFRDGDPEPWCGVPAGSLLGAMPRARTATLPSHHEKQEKGAPRSRGALVTTVPPQPAPPSFPELPTSPFQPLTCPPAVYVGGKPRTLPYPLPTFPPLSTYSTPTPPHFGYGQQ